GTTGCGAATTCAAGCCGAAAAGGAACGATACGAACTCGAAGAACAACTTCGGCAAAGTCAAAAATTGGAAGCGATGGGTGTGATGGCGGGAACTCTCGCACATGAAATCAACAATCCTTTGTTGGCGATCACTGAATATGCGGGGATGATCGCCAGAGGGGACATCGATCCGGAAAAAGCGAAACAACTCGCATCAAAAATACGGGATGAGAGCGCTCGCATTTCTACGATCATGAAAAACTTACTTCGTTTTTCAAGAGACGACAACAAGGGGACTTTGCATCCGGTCGATGTAAGCGAGATTCTTATCAAGTTGGAATCGATTACGCAGCAGATCTTTAAGATGAATCGGATCGATATCGGTTGGAAAAACGTCGAAACCGGAAATACGATTCAATGTAGAGAAGGACAAATCCTGCAGATTCTCGTAAATCTTATCAACAACTCGGTGGACAGCCTGAATCAAAAATATCCCGAATACCACGACGAGAAAAAGATCCGAGTCCGCGCTTCTTTCGTCGAAGAGGAAAAAAAGAAATACGCGCAGTTCGAGGTGGAGGATTTCGGAATGGGAATTCCGAAAGAAATTCAACGATCGGTTTTTAAGACATTCTTTACGACGAAGGCGGCCGACAAAGGAACGGGTTTGGGATTATCCGTAAGTTTGGGAATCGCAAAGGATCACGGAGGGAGTTTGAGTTTTGAAAGCGAAGTCGAAAAATTCACTCGGTTTCAACTAAGAATTCCTTTGTTTCATCCGAGTGCTCAGTAATATTTCCGTTTCTAAACAAGCATATTCACGACTTCTAAAACAGAAATCGTGAATATACGTTTCGCTTGTTTAAGGCTTTTTCGGCGCGAACTTCAAGAAGTGTTCCACTTCTTTTTTGCTTCCGACCACGAGAGTCGTACGCTCGTGCAATTCTTTCGGAGTCAGATCCAGAATTCTTTCTCCATAAACCGTGACTGCCATTCCTCCGGCTTGTTCAGCGATGAAAGCCATCGGAGCCGCTTCGTATAAAAGTCTCAGTTTCCCGTTCGGATACTTGGTCGATTTTGTATCGTTCGGATAGAGGAAGATTCCTCCTTTCAAAAGGTTTCTGTGAAAGTCCGCGACCAGAGATCCGATATAACGTCCGGATTGGGGTTTTCTACCGCCTTCGATGGACTTGATGTCGCGGATATAATTCTTCACTTCGTCGGACCAGTAGTTGTAATTTCCTTCGTTGATGGAATAGATTCCACCGGTTTCGGGCATCTGCATCTCCGGATGAGAAAGGATAAATTCTCCGCAGGAAGGATCGAGAGTAAAACCCGAAACTCCTTTGCCGGTGCAAAGAACGAGCATCGTAGAAGAACCGTACAACACATAACCGGCGGCTCTTTGACCGGAGCCGGCTTGTAAAAGATCGCCTAACGTTCCCGGAGTTCCTCCGGGGCTTTTTCGCAAGTGAACGGAAAAGATCGTTCCGATCGAAACGTTTGCGTCGATATTCGAGGAACCGTCAAGAGGATCGATTGCGATCGTATATTTACCGATTTTATATCCGTTCGGAACGGGAACGGTTTCTTCGTGTTCTTCGCTTCCTAAAATACAAAGGTGGCCGCAACGGGTCAGGGTATGATTGAAAACCTTATCCGCGTATTCGTCCAGTTTCATCTGGGTTTCCCCTTGAACGTTTACAACGTCGGTTGAACCGAGAATATTCTCCAAAAGACCCGCTTTCCGAACCTCGCGGGAAACGATCTTTGCGGCGTAAACCAAGTGGCTCATCAAAGCCGTAAAATCCCCCGTGGCCTGGGGTAACTTGAGTTGTTCCTCGATTAGATATTGGGAAAGACTCAATGTTTGTGTAGGATGGACAGACATAAATTCCTCTGGGAAAATGATTCCAACAGAGTTTTTCGACAGCCTCCGAATTCAAGCCGAAAAGCTTTCCTCAAAAGTCCGATTCTTACCGAAATCCCGTCTGAAATTTAAAGCTCCAAAAGAATCTTGCGATTTTAGGGAGAATCGGTTCCGATATTGTAAGGAGAAGGGAGCCTTATGGAATCCGCAATCAAACCGATCACGCAGAAATACAAACTCACCGACGACTTGTTCGAAGAATTTTCGGATCAGATCGTGCGGGATATCCGCAATTCCTTAAGCAACGAAATCGTGATCACACATTTCCGATTTCAGGATCTGTATTCGTATTTTAAACTTTTGGGGGAACAAAGATCGGGCGAAATCATGAAGGAACTCAAATCGATCATTCAAGCGCATCTCCGACCGTACGATAAATTGTATGTTCTCAGTCCACGGTCGATTCTTACGCTTTCTCCGGATTGTAAGACCGAAGTGGTGCAGGCGCGATTCGACGAAGTCGTCTTTCAGGTAAATCACCTCATCGTGGATTACGAAATTCAATTCATGGAATTGAACGCACCGATCGATACGATCGAACCGATCTGGAAACATCTTCTCGTTTCTTCAAAAAGTACATGACGTCCGTTAAGTGAAAAACTTTCGAACCGATGTACAAACTTCAACTTTTTGAAAAAGTTCTTCAGGGAATGAACGGTTGTACCGTAAATTTTCACGAGGCCAAACCTCGGAGGAAAGAATGGATCAAGCAGAAAAGTTCAAGAAGACCCTGGAACGATACATCGACTACAGAGGGATCGACATCATTCTCCATTTAAAAAACGGAACCGTGATCGAATTGGATAAAAATAGAAAATTAAACGGCGACGTGGTGATCAAAAACGGGAAATTTGGAATCGTGGCTGAAATCGAAATTTCCGAGATCCAAAAAGCGGAATTCTTTGCCGCTTAAAAGACCGAAAACCTTTCTCAAAGCGAAAAGAATTCTTGGAAAAACGGCGTCTTTTTGAGATTTTGTCGGAAAACCCTTGACATAATACCCCCTTTTTCTGGTATCGTAAATCTTGTCTACCTATTTCTTCACGGAAATCTGTGGTCATTTTGCATGCAATTTTGTCTCCGAAGTTTCGTTGTTCGGAGCGGCTATTAAAACGAAGGATTTAAAAATCGAATGGTAGGAATCATTGTAAAAGACGGAGAGTCGATCGAATCTGCTCTGAAACGTTTCAAACGCGACTGCGCTAACGCAGGTATTATGAGCGAAATCAAACGCAGAGAATACTTCGAAAAACCGAGTATCAAAAAGAAAAAAGCGATCGAATCCGCAAAAAGAAAAGCAGAAAAGAAAAAACGCCTTTTCTCTAAAAAAGACAAAGCTTGAGTCAGGGCTTTGTCCAACCCGGAATCGTTTGATTCCACGCATTTGAATCTATAACAACTATGTCCCTGCAGATAAAAATCAATGAAGATCTGAAAGAGGCGATGAAAGCGAAGAAAGAGCCTCATCTTTCCACGCTTCGTCTTTTAAAGTCCGACATCCAATACGAACTGACCAAAACCGGAGCGAAAGAACTCGGGGATGATCAAGTCATATCCGTCATCAAGAAGGCGTATGCGAAACGTTTGGATGCGATCGAGATGTATCAAAAAGCAGGGAGAAACGATCTCTTAGCGCAAGAAGAAGGCGAAGCTTCCGTTCTGAAAGAATATCTTCCGCCTGAACTTCCCGAATCGGAAATCATTGCAACAATCGACAAAATCTTTGCGGAAATGCAACCGACCGCAAAGGATATGGGAAAGGTCATGGGTCGAGTCATGGCCGCTTTCAAAGGAAAAAGCATCGACGGTACTAAAGTTTCGGCAATTGTCAAATCCAGACTTTCCTGAGTCTTAAAGTGAGCCCCCTTTGTCTAACAAAAAGGATTTCATCGATCGAGTTCACCGGGAAGTCCCCATCGAATCTTACATCTCTCGCTTCGTACCGCTTAAAA
The window above is part of the Leptospira yasudae genome. Proteins encoded here:
- the rpsU gene encoding 30S ribosomal protein S21, which codes for MVGIIVKDGESIESALKRFKRDCANAGIMSEIKRREYFEKPSIKKKKAIESAKRKAEKKKRLFSKKDKA
- the lvrB gene encoding hybrid histidine kinase/response regulator LvrB, which produces MNKWKFLFLEDSLVDLELIQRQLNRAKIDYYPIHVSDSESFSQAIVDQKPHLILSDFSLPKYDGFSALKTAKKICPGTPFIFVSGTYGEDAAIQTLTMGATDYVLKDRIEKLLPAVQRALHEIEDHELRIQAEKERYELEEQLRQSQKLEAMGVMAGTLAHEINNPLLAITEYAGMIARGDIDPEKAKQLASKIRDESARISTIMKNLLRFSRDDNKGTLHPVDVSEILIKLESITQQIFKMNRIDIGWKNVETGNTIQCREGQILQILVNLINNSVDSLNQKYPEYHDEKKIRVRASFVEEEKKKYAQFEVEDFGMGIPKEIQRSVFKTFFTTKAADKGTGLGLSVSLGIAKDHGGSLSFESEVEKFTRFQLRIPLFHPSAQ
- the fbp gene encoding class 1 fructose-bisphosphatase, giving the protein MSVHPTQTLSLSQYLIEEQLKLPQATGDFTALMSHLVYAAKIVSREVRKAGLLENILGSTDVVNVQGETQMKLDEYADKVFNHTLTRCGHLCILGSEEHEETVPVPNGYKIGKYTIAIDPLDGSSNIDANVSIGTIFSVHLRKSPGGTPGTLGDLLQAGSGQRAAGYVLYGSSTMLVLCTGKGVSGFTLDPSCGEFILSHPEMQMPETGGIYSINEGNYNYWSDEVKNYIRDIKSIEGGRKPQSGRYIGSLVADFHRNLLKGGIFLYPNDTKSTKYPNGKLRLLYEAAPMAFIAEQAGGMAVTVYGERILDLTPKELHERTTLVVGSKKEVEHFLKFAPKKP
- a CDS encoding GatB/YqeY domain-containing protein; translation: MSLQIKINEDLKEAMKAKKEPHLSTLRLLKSDIQYELTKTGAKELGDDQVISVIKKAYAKRLDAIEMYQKAGRNDLLAQEEGEASVLKEYLPPELPESEIIATIDKIFAEMQPTAKDMGKVMGRVMAAFKGKSIDGTKVSAIVKSRLS